The DNA segment CCGGTCGGAGGGGGTGTGGCCATGGCCGGGGAGTCTTCCGGACGGGCCGGCGGGGCGCCACCGGTTTCCTCGCCGACCGGCCTCCGGGTGATCGATCAGAGATCATTTCCGCAGGTCAGATTAGGTATACCTAAGTGATGCAGGGCACCGTCGATGATCCCTACGGCGCTTGTCAGGCCCGGATGAATTACGCAACAATGGCGTTGTGAAAAACGTCGGCGAGGCTCGGGAGGCCCTCACGGGGGCCCCGCAGGAGGAGTTCGCGACCGGTGAGCGCTCCACGCGCAACCGCGTCGTGCGATCCATCCTGGACCACGGGCCCTCGACCGTCGCCGAACTCGCGGGCCGGCTGGGCCTGACCCAGGCGGCCGTCCGGCGTCATCTGGACGCGCTGGCCGCGGACGACGTGGTGGAGCCCCGCGAGCAGCGGGTGTACGGCACGCGCACGCGCGGCCGCCCCGCCAAGGTCTTCGCGCTCACCGACTGCGGCCGCGACGCCTTCGACCAGTCGTACGACAAGCTGGCCGTGGACGCGCTGCGCTGGATCGCCGAGCACGAGGGCGGGGCCGGCGCGGTCTCCGCCTTCGCGCGCGCCCGGATCGCCGCCCAGGCGACGGCGTACCGCCGGGCGATCGAGAGCGTGAGCCCCGACAAGCGCACGGAAGCGCTGGCCAAGGCCCTGAGCGCGGACGGGTACGCTGCTACGGCGCGCAGCGCACCGGTCGGCGAGCAGCTCTGCCAGCACCACTGCCCGGTCGCCCATGTCGCGGAGCAGTACCCGCAGCTGTGCGAGGCGGAGACGGAGATTTTCGCCGAGCTGCTGGGTACCCACGTCCAGCGACTGGCGACCATCGCGCACGGCGACGGCGTCTGCACGACGTTCATTCCCAAGATTTCCACTGACGCACCTGCAAGCACGGCCGGGAGGAACCCCGCATGACTCTCCCCACGGAGACTGCCCACCCTGAGCTGGAGGGCCTGGGCAAGTACGAATACGGCTGGGCCGACTCCGACGTGGCCGGTGCCTCCGCCCGGCGCGGTCTGAACGACGACGTGGTCCGCGACATCTCCGGCAAGAAGTCGGAGCCGGAGTGGATGACCAAGCTGCGCCTCAAGGGCCTCAGGCTCTTCGAGAAGAAGCCCATGCCGAACTGGGGCTCCGACCTCTCGGGCATCGACTTCGACAACATCAAGTACTTCGTGCGCTCCACGGAGAAGCAGGCGGAGTCCTGGGAGGACCTGCCCGAGGACATCAAGAACACCTACGACAAGCTGGGCATCCCCGAGGCCGAGAAGCAGCGCCTGGTCGCCGGCGTGGCCGCCCAGTACGAGTCGGAGGTCGTCTACCACCAGATCCGCGAGGACCTGGAGGAGCAGGGTGTCATCTTCCTGGACACCGACACCGCCCTCAAGGAGCACCCGGAGCTCTTCAAGGAGTACTTCGGCACGGTCATCCCGGCCGGCGACAACAAGTTCGCCGCGCTGAACACGGCCGTGTGGTCCGGCGGCTCCTTCATCTACGTGCCGAAGGGCGTGCACGTGGAGATCCCGCTCCAGGCTTACTTCCGTATCAACACGGAGAACATGGGCCAGTTCGAGCGGACCCTGATCATCGTCGACGAGGGTGCCTACGTGCACTACGTCGAGGGCTGTACCGCGCCGATCTACAAGTCGGACTCGCTGCACAGCGCCGTGGTCGAGATCATCGTCAAGAAGAACGCCCGCTGCCGCTACACGACCATCCAGAACTGGTCGAACAACGTCTACAACCTGGTCACCAAGCGCGCCGTGGCGTACGAGGGCGCGACCATGGAGTGGATCGACGGCAACATCGGCTCCAAGGTGACGATGAAGTACCCGGCCGTCTACCTGATGGGCGAGCACGCCAAGGGCGAGACCCTGTCCATCGCCTTCGCGGGCGAGGGCCAGCACCAGGACGCCGGCTCCAAGATGGTCCACATGGCGCCGAACACGTCGTCCAACATCGTCTCGAAGTCCGTGGCCCGCGGCGGCGGCCGCACCTCGTACCGCGGTCTGGTCGAGATCGGCGAGGGCGCCCACGGCTCCAAGTCGAACGTGCTGTGCGACGCGCTGCTCGTCGACACCATCTCCCGCTCCGACACGTACCCGTACGTCGACGTCCGCGAGGACGACGTGTCCATGGGCCACGAGGCGACCGTCTCCAAGGTCTCCGAGGACCAGCTCTTCTACCTGATGAGCCGCGGTCTGACCGAGTTCGAGGCGATGGCGATGATCGTGCGCGGCTTCGTCGAGCCGATCGCCAAGGAGCTGCCCATGGAGTACGCGCTGGAGCTCAACCGGCTGATCGAGCTTCAGATGGAGGGCGCGGTTGGCTGACCGCCCACCGCCCCACCATCAAGCCACTGACCTGAGAAAGCGAGCAATACGACAGCCATGGCTGAGGCTCAGAACATCCCGGTTGGCTCCACCACCGCCGGCCAGATCGCGGTGGCCGCGGAGTCGACCGTCGCCACGCGCATGAGCGTGCCCCCGTCCTTCGACGTCGCGGACTTCCCCGTCCCGCACGGCCGCGAGGAGGAGTGGCGGTTCACCCCGCTGGAGCGCCTGCGCGGGCTGCACGACGGCACCGCCGTCGCCACCGGTGACGGCGTGAAGGTCGATGTGCAGGCCCCCGAGGGCGTCGTCGTCGAGACCGTGGGCCGCGACGACGCGCGCCTCGGCCGCGCGGGCACCCCGGTGGACCGGATCGCCGCCCAGGCGTACTCCGCCTTCGAGCAAGCCTCGGTCGTGACCGTCCCCAAGGAGACCGTGCTCACCGAGCCGGTCCGCATCGCCGTGCACGGCGAGGGCGGCACCGCCTTCGCCCACCAGGTGATCGAGCTGGGCGCCTTCGCCGAGGCCGTGGTCGTCATCGACCACACCGGTGACGCGGTCCTCGCGGCCAACGTCGACTACGTGCTCGGTGACGGCGCCAAGCTCACCGTCGTCTCCGTCCAGGACTGGGACGACAAGGCCGTCCACACCGCCCAGCACAACGCGCTGATCGGCCGGGACGCGTCCTTCAAGTCGGTCGTCGTCACCTTCGGCGGCGACGTCGTACGGCTGCACCCGCGCGTCGCCTACGCGGGCCCCGGCGGCGAGGCCGAGCTGTACGGCCTGTACTTCACCGACGCGGGCCAGCACCAGGAGCACCGCCTCCTGGTCACGCACAACACCCCGCACTGCAAGTCGAACGTCGTCTACAAGGGCGCGCTCCAGGGCGACGACGCGCACGCGGTCTGGATCGGCGACGTGCTCATCGAGGCCAAGGCCGAGGGCACCGACACCTACGAGATGAACCGCAACCTGGTCCTCACCGACGGCGCCCGCGTCGACTCGGTGCCGAACCTGGAGATCGAGACCGGCGAGATCGTGGGCGCCGGCCACGCCTCCGCCACCGGCCGCTTCGACGACGAGCAGCTGTTCTACCTGATGGCCCGCGGCATCCCCGAGCAGGACGCCCGCCGCCTGGTGGTCCGCGGCTTCTTCGCCGAGCTCGTCCAGCAGATCGGCGTCCCCGACATCGAGGAGCGCCTGCTCGAAAGGATCGAGCAGGAGCTGGGAGCCTCGGTCGCATGAGTTTCGTACGCGCCTGTGGGCTGAGCGAGCTGACCGAGGACACCCCCAAACGGGTGGAACTCGACGGCACGCCGGTCTCGGTCGTCCGCACCGAGGGGGAGGTGTTCGCCATCTACGACATCTGCTCCCACGCGAACGTCTCGCTCTCCGAGGGCGAGGTGGAGGACTGCCAGATCGAGTGCTGGCTGCACGGCTCCGCGTTCGACCTGCGCACCGGCAAGCCGTCCGGTCTCCCCGCGACGCGCCCCGTACCCGTATACCCCGTAAAGATCGAAGGGGACGACGTGCTCGTCTCCCTCACCCAGGAGTCCTGAGGCATCCATGGCAACGCTTGAAATCCGAGACCTGCACGTCACCGTCGAGGCCGACAACGCCACGAAGGAGATCCTCAAGGGCGTCGACCTGACCGTGAAGCAGGGCGAGACGCACGCCATCATGGGCCCCAACGGCTCCGGCAAGTCGACCCTCGCCTACTCGCTCGCGGGTCACCCGAAGTACACGATCACCGAGGGCACCGTGCTGCTCGACGGCGAGGACGTCCTGGAGATGTCCGTCGACGAGCGCGCCCGCGCCGGCCTGTTCCTGGCCATGCAGTACCCGGTCGAGGTCCCCGGCGTCTCGGTCTCCAACTTCCTGCGCACCTCCGCCACCGCCGTGCGCGGCGAGGCCCCCAAGCTGCGCACCTGGGTGAAGGAGGTCAAGGAGGCCATGGAGCGTCTC comes from the Streptomyces sp. SUK 48 genome and includes:
- a CDS encoding metalloregulator ArsR/SmtB family transcription factor, giving the protein MKNVGEAREALTGAPQEEFATGERSTRNRVVRSILDHGPSTVAELAGRLGLTQAAVRRHLDALAADDVVEPREQRVYGTRTRGRPAKVFALTDCGRDAFDQSYDKLAVDALRWIAEHEGGAGAVSAFARARIAAQATAYRRAIESVSPDKRTEALAKALSADGYAATARSAPVGEQLCQHHCPVAHVAEQYPQLCEAETEIFAELLGTHVQRLATIAHGDGVCTTFIPKISTDAPASTAGRNPA
- the sufB gene encoding Fe-S cluster assembly protein SufB, which translates into the protein MTLPTETAHPELEGLGKYEYGWADSDVAGASARRGLNDDVVRDISGKKSEPEWMTKLRLKGLRLFEKKPMPNWGSDLSGIDFDNIKYFVRSTEKQAESWEDLPEDIKNTYDKLGIPEAEKQRLVAGVAAQYESEVVYHQIREDLEEQGVIFLDTDTALKEHPELFKEYFGTVIPAGDNKFAALNTAVWSGGSFIYVPKGVHVEIPLQAYFRINTENMGQFERTLIIVDEGAYVHYVEGCTAPIYKSDSLHSAVVEIIVKKNARCRYTTIQNWSNNVYNLVTKRAVAYEGATMEWIDGNIGSKVTMKYPAVYLMGEHAKGETLSIAFAGEGQHQDAGSKMVHMAPNTSSNIVSKSVARGGGRTSYRGLVEIGEGAHGSKSNVLCDALLVDTISRSDTYPYVDVREDDVSMGHEATVSKVSEDQLFYLMSRGLTEFEAMAMIVRGFVEPIAKELPMEYALELNRLIELQMEGAVG
- the sufD gene encoding Fe-S cluster assembly protein SufD; amino-acid sequence: MAEAQNIPVGSTTAGQIAVAAESTVATRMSVPPSFDVADFPVPHGREEEWRFTPLERLRGLHDGTAVATGDGVKVDVQAPEGVVVETVGRDDARLGRAGTPVDRIAAQAYSAFEQASVVTVPKETVLTEPVRIAVHGEGGTAFAHQVIELGAFAEAVVVIDHTGDAVLAANVDYVLGDGAKLTVVSVQDWDDKAVHTAQHNALIGRDASFKSVVVTFGGDVVRLHPRVAYAGPGGEAELYGLYFTDAGQHQEHRLLVTHNTPHCKSNVVYKGALQGDDAHAVWIGDVLIEAKAEGTDTYEMNRNLVLTDGARVDSVPNLEIETGEIVGAGHASATGRFDDEQLFYLMARGIPEQDARRLVVRGFFAELVQQIGVPDIEERLLERIEQELGASVA
- a CDS encoding non-heme iron oxygenase ferredoxin subunit, which gives rise to MSFVRACGLSELTEDTPKRVELDGTPVSVVRTEGEVFAIYDICSHANVSLSEGEVEDCQIECWLHGSAFDLRTGKPSGLPATRPVPVYPVKIEGDDVLVSLTQES
- the sufC gene encoding Fe-S cluster assembly ATPase SufC — translated: MATLEIRDLHVTVEADNATKEILKGVDLTVKQGETHAIMGPNGSGKSTLAYSLAGHPKYTITEGTVLLDGEDVLEMSVDERARAGLFLAMQYPVEVPGVSVSNFLRTSATAVRGEAPKLRTWVKEVKEAMERLHMDPSFAERNVNEGFSGGEKKRHEILQLELLKPKMAILDETDSGLDVDALRIVSEGVNRVRETGEVGTLLITHYTRILRYIKPDHVHVFAGGRIVESGGPELADKLENEGYEAYVKGGASA